One part of the Halopenitus persicus genome encodes these proteins:
- a CDS encoding DNA-directed RNA polymerase subunit L: MELRVIDKSEAELRIEIAGEDHTFMNVLKGALLEAEDVAAATYDVNPEQSGGQTEPILTVKTESGDPLDALEDAADAITEKTTALSEAVRAA; the protein is encoded by the coding sequence ATGGAACTGCGGGTCATCGATAAGAGCGAGGCGGAACTCCGCATCGAGATCGCGGGCGAGGACCACACGTTTATGAACGTCCTGAAGGGCGCGCTGTTGGAGGCCGAGGACGTCGCCGCGGCGACCTACGACGTCAACCCCGAGCAGTCGGGCGGTCAGACCGAGCCAATCTTGACCGTCAAGACCGAATCCGGCGACCCGCTGGACGCCCTCGAGGACGCCGCGGACGCGATCACCGAGAAGACGACGGCTCTCTCCGAGGCGGTCCGCGCGGCCTGA
- the hisF gene encoding imidazole glycerol phosphate synthase subunit HisF, whose translation MGLTKRIIPCIDVDLDEDGTAAVYTGVNFENLEYTGDPVELARKYNESGADEFVFLDITASADGRETMLDVVRGVADECFIPLTVGGGIRTTEDIKETLRAGADKVSITTGALDRPTLIDEGAAAFGSQCIVISIDARRRYDEAGEHYVEADGESVWFECTKKGGREGTGIDAVEWALEAEERGAGELFINSIDRDGTKDGYDIPLMTAVCDAVSTPVIASSGCGGPEDAYEVFTQADADAALAASIFHFGEYTIAEVKEYLDERGVPVRN comes from the coding sequence ATGGGACTCACGAAACGCATCATCCCGTGTATCGACGTCGACCTCGACGAGGACGGCACCGCCGCCGTCTACACCGGCGTCAACTTCGAGAACCTGGAGTACACCGGCGACCCCGTCGAGCTGGCCCGCAAGTACAACGAGTCGGGCGCCGACGAGTTCGTCTTCCTCGACATCACCGCCTCGGCCGACGGCCGCGAGACCATGCTCGACGTCGTTCGCGGCGTCGCCGACGAATGTTTCATTCCGCTGACCGTCGGCGGCGGGATCCGCACGACGGAGGACATCAAGGAGACGCTTCGGGCGGGCGCCGACAAGGTGTCGATCACGACCGGCGCGCTCGACCGGCCGACCCTGATCGACGAGGGCGCGGCCGCGTTCGGCTCGCAGTGTATCGTCATCTCGATCGATGCCCGCCGCCGCTACGACGAGGCCGGCGAGCACTACGTCGAGGCGGACGGCGAGTCGGTCTGGTTCGAATGTACGAAAAAGGGCGGGCGCGAGGGGACCGGCATCGACGCCGTCGAGTGGGCACTGGAGGCCGAGGAACGCGGCGCCGGCGAGCTGTTCATCAACTCGATCGACCGCGACGGCACCAAGGACGGCTACGACATCCCCCTGATGACCGCGGTCTGTGACGCCGTCTCGACGCCGGTGATCGCCTCCTCGGGCTGTGGCGGCCCAGAGGACGCCTACGAGGTGTTCACCCAGGCGGACGCCGACGCGGCGCTGGCGGCCTCGATCTTCCACTTCGGCGAGTACACGATCGCCGAGGTCAAGGAGTATCTGGACGAGCGCGGCGTGCCGGTTCGCAACTAG
- a CDS encoding DUF5793 family protein: MRREYFELTVDNVDPDAGGNHDKPLVRIAFHGPDGLLTNRLTGPDGELLAADETDVAFRLRDALEDGPDAEGVVAVTNRVTGDFVLELNEEADDVRRFIRAAREYGRAAADDEEGRYRVEITVDGEELVTYDKRTFLVYDPDGNLLRGESLIPSGVEL, encoded by the coding sequence ATGCGGCGGGAGTACTTCGAACTGACGGTCGACAACGTCGACCCGGACGCCGGGGGCAACCACGACAAGCCGCTCGTCCGGATCGCGTTCCACGGCCCTGACGGGTTACTGACGAACCGACTCACCGGCCCGGACGGCGAGCTGCTCGCCGCCGACGAGACCGACGTGGCGTTCCGTCTCCGGGACGCGCTCGAGGACGGCCCGGATGCGGAGGGCGTCGTCGCGGTCACGAACCGGGTGACCGGCGACTTCGTGCTCGAGCTGAACGAGGAAGCCGACGACGTCCGGCGGTTCATCCGGGCCGCCCGCGAATACGGCCGGGCGGCGGCCGACGACGAGGAGGGACGCTACCGGGTCGAGATCACGGTCGACGGCGAGGAGCTGGTCACCTACGACAAGCGGACCTTCCTCGTGTACGACCCCGACGGCAACCTGCTCCGCGGCGAGAGCCTGATCCCGTCCGGCGTCGAGCTGTGA